CGCTGCGCGACGGGATGAACCTCGTCGCGAAGGAGTACGTCGCGTCGCAGGATCCGAACGATCCGGGCGTGCTCGTGCTGTCCGAGTTCGCGGGCGCCGCGGCCGAACTGCCGGGCGCGCTGCTCGTGAATCCGTTCGATCTGTCGCAGATGGCCGAATCGCTCGAGCGCGCGCTTGCGATGCCGCTCGAGGAGCGGCAGGCGCGTCACGCGGAGAACATCGCGCGGCTACGCAAGAACGATCTGTCGGTGTGGCGCGATTCGTTCCTCGCGGATCTGCGCAGTGTCGCGACGGCCGCGTCCGTCACGCAGCGCGCGGGCAGGCGTGTCGCGAATGCTTGACGCGGGCGTCGACGCGAGCACGGACGGCGCCCGGGCCGACGCGGCGCTCGCGCGCTTTTTCGTGATCACGGGCGGGCCCGGCTCGGGCAAGAGCACGTTGATCGACGCGCTCGCGGCGCGCGGCTACGCGCGCTCGCACGAAGCCGGGCGCGGCGTGATCCGGGATCAGGTGGCGATCGGCGGCCACGCGCTGCCGTGGCGCGACCGCGCGGCGTTCGCCGAAATGATGCTCGGCTGGGAGATGCGTTCGCACCACCTCGCGCGGCGCGAGCACGGGCCGGTGTTCTTCGACCGAGGCGTACCGGACGTGATCGGCTATCTGAAACTGTCCGCGCTGCCCGTGCCCGCGTATCTCGTCGCGGCCGCCGAGCGGTTCCGCTATCGTCGCGACGCGTTCATCGCGCCGCCGTGGCCGGAGATCTACGCGCGGGACGCCGAACGCAGGCAGGATTACGCCGAGGCCGTGCGCACCTACGATGCGATGGTCGACGCGTATGC
Above is a window of Burkholderia thailandensis E264 DNA encoding:
- a CDS encoding AAA family ATPase yields the protein MLDAGVDASTDGARADAALARFFVITGGPGSGKSTLIDALAARGYARSHEAGRGVIRDQVAIGGHALPWRDRAAFAEMMLGWEMRSHHLARREHGPVFFDRGVPDVIGYLKLSALPVPAYLVAAAERFRYRRDAFIAPPWPEIYARDAERRQDYAEAVRTYDAMVDAYAACGYRLVELPRASVDERCRFVLDAVAAA